One window from the genome of Vagococcus entomophilus encodes:
- a CDS encoding dUTP diphosphatase, whose product MTRKRGFEKVTNFENITLPQRATEHAAGYDFEAAAETVVPSIWKNGVATVLKAALKKETSQLEQIDEKSVKPTLVPTGVKAYMQEDEYLELCNRSSNPLKQFLLMANGVGIIDADYYGNPDNEGHIMFQFINFGLKDKVIKKGDRIGQGIFHSFLKSDQDVSGKKRTGGFGSSGK is encoded by the coding sequence ATGACACGCAAACGAGGATTTGAAAAGGTAACGAATTTTGAAAATATAACTTTACCACAAAGAGCAACTGAGCATGCTGCAGGATATGATTTTGAAGCAGCAGCAGAAACGGTTGTACCAAGTATTTGGAAAAACGGGGTGGCAACGGTCTTAAAAGCAGCTTTAAAAAAAGAAACGAGCCAATTAGAACAAATAGATGAAAAATCGGTTAAACCAACGCTTGTCCCAACTGGAGTTAAGGCCTATATGCAAGAGGATGAGTATCTCGAATTGTGTAATCGCTCAAGCAATCCCTTAAAACAATTTTTGCTAATGGCAAACGGAGTGGGCATTATTGATGCAGATTATTATGGAAATCCTGATAACGAGGGACATATCATGTTTCAGTTTATCAATTTTGGATTAAAAGACAAGGTGATAAAAAAAGGAGATAGAATTGGCCAAGGGATTTTTCATTCATTTTTAAAATCAGATCAGGATGTTTCGGGTAAAAAACGAACAGGTGGTTTTGGTTCATCAGGAAAATAA
- the radA gene encoding DNA repair protein RadA yields MAKKAKTQFVCQACGYVSPKYLGRCPNCGAWNQIVEEKIQTQPDRHSRVDITGKRTSPTKLNEVKSQKEPRVKTQLDELNRVLGGGVVPGSLVLIGGDPGIGKSTLLLQVSQQLNQTDGTVLYVSGEESTEQIKMRAERLSMQGNDFFVYAETDMSAIRQTIEELRPDYVIIDSIQTMMQPEITSAAGSVSQVRETTAELMQIAKMNQIAIFIVGHVTKEGALAGPRMLEHMVDTVLYFEGDRHHTFRILRAVKNRFGSTNEIGIFEMREQGLVEVKNPSEAFLEERIEGATGSAIVASMEGTRPILVEIQALVTPTMFGNAKRTSTGLDNHRVALIMAVLEKRAGLLLQNQDAYLKAAGGVKLDEPAIDLALAISLASSYKEKGTSPQECFVGEIGLTGEIRRVNRIEQRVMEAQKLGFKRIYLPKNNLSGWHAPSGIEIVGVSTIGEALRKIFR; encoded by the coding sequence ATGGCTAAAAAAGCGAAAACACAGTTTGTTTGTCAAGCATGTGGGTATGTCTCTCCTAAATATTTGGGGCGTTGTCCCAACTGTGGTGCTTGGAACCAAATTGTAGAAGAAAAAATCCAAACACAACCAGATCGACACAGTCGAGTAGACATAACAGGCAAGCGCACTTCGCCTACAAAATTAAATGAAGTAAAGTCTCAAAAAGAGCCACGTGTTAAGACGCAATTGGATGAATTAAATCGCGTGCTCGGTGGTGGCGTTGTTCCAGGATCCCTTGTTTTGATTGGGGGAGATCCAGGCATTGGAAAATCCACGTTGCTACTACAAGTTTCGCAACAACTAAATCAAACCGATGGAACGGTTTTGTATGTTTCGGGTGAAGAAAGTACGGAGCAAATCAAGATGCGTGCAGAACGTTTAAGTATGCAAGGAAATGATTTTTTTGTATACGCAGAAACAGACATGAGTGCTATTCGTCAAACTATTGAGGAGTTACGACCAGATTACGTGATTATTGATTCGATTCAAACCATGATGCAACCTGAAATTACAAGTGCAGCTGGCAGTGTGAGTCAAGTGAGGGAAACAACGGCCGAATTGATGCAGATAGCTAAGATGAACCAAATCGCGATTTTTATCGTAGGGCATGTTACAAAAGAAGGGGCGTTAGCTGGACCACGTATGCTCGAACACATGGTGGATACGGTACTTTATTTTGAAGGCGATCGTCATCACACCTTTCGGATCTTACGTGCGGTGAAAAATCGATTTGGCTCGACCAATGAGATTGGAATCTTTGAGATGAGAGAGCAGGGACTAGTTGAGGTTAAAAATCCTTCTGAAGCTTTTCTTGAAGAGCGCATTGAAGGTGCGACGGGTTCGGCAATTGTTGCCTCAATGGAAGGGACAAGACCAATTCTTGTGGAGATTCAAGCGTTGGTTACGCCGACAATGTTTGGAAATGCTAAGCGAACTTCTACAGGGCTAGATAATCACCGGGTTGCACTCATTATGGCGGTTCTAGAAAAACGCGCAGGTTTATTACTTCAAAATCAGGACGCCTATTTAAAAGCTGCTGGTGGAGTCAAACTGGACGAGCCAGCAATTGACTTGGCTTTGGCAATTTCTCTGGCCTCAAGCTACAAAGAAAAGGGAACTTCACCACAAGAATGTTTTGTAGGAGAAATTGGGTTGACCGGAGAGATACGACGAGTGAACCGGATTGAGCAAAGGGTGATGGAAGCCCAAAAGTTAGGCTTCAAGCGGATATATTTGCCAAAAAACAATTTATCTGGTTGGCATGCACCAAGTGGAATTGAGATTGTTGGCGTGTCAACAATTGGAGAAGCACTCAGAAAAATATTTCGTTAA
- a CDS encoding KUP/HAK/KT family potassium transporter: MSERKRKVKKSNQDHHVGKVKIGGLLIAMGVVFGDIGTSPLYVMKAIIEGNGGLAYVSEDFILGSVSLVFWVLTLLTTIKYVTFALRADNHGEGGIFSLYTLVRKISKYLIYPAMIGGAALLADSMLTPAMTITSAVEGLQGIPLFFDHFGYNQNVIIVIALFIMLILFSIQRFGTTLIGKAFGPIMLGWFTFIAAMGIYRLSGDLSILRALNPYYAIHTLFSDDNKKGLLILGSILLATTGAEDLYADLGHVGRKNIRISWAYVKVCLLLNYFGQAAWIISVRNQTVYQNMEHLNPFFQIIPKSISLFSVIFATIAAIIASQALISGSYTLVSEAIKLKLLPRLRIYYPSKVKGQLYIPVVNTILMLGSMGIVLYFRTSAHMESAYGLAITVTMMMTTTLLFFYFRYNRSTAKFIPYLMLLFFGPIEIAFFVSNLAKLFHGGYVAVLIALFIFGIMLIWERGSKITEQFTERVSLYDYMGQLNRLTKDESIPVYQTNIVFLTSNLKGHRIGKEIMYSILDKRPKRAKVYWFVNVLVTDEPYTREYYVDMMGTNYIVNVQLHLGFKVEQEVNVFLRQIVTELMEEGKLPKQPQRYSTTPNRQVGDFCFVLIREELSRVKGLKVMDRLVMQAKLAIKKITVSPARWFGLEYSDVKIEHVPITLGKKACRKLTQVQVDEFTESDEEVE, encoded by the coding sequence ATGAGCGAAAGGAAGAGAAAAGTGAAAAAAAGTAATCAAGATCACCATGTTGGAAAAGTGAAAATTGGTGGCTTGCTCATTGCGATGGGAGTTGTTTTTGGAGATATCGGAACGAGTCCACTATATGTAATGAAAGCAATTATTGAAGGAAACGGTGGGTTAGCTTATGTTTCCGAAGATTTTATCTTGGGCTCAGTCTCGTTAGTATTTTGGGTTCTGACATTGCTTACGACAATTAAATATGTTACCTTTGCGCTTCGAGCAGACAACCATGGTGAGGGCGGAATTTTCTCACTCTACACTCTGGTGCGCAAAATTAGTAAGTACCTCATTTATCCAGCTATGATCGGTGGAGCTGCACTGCTAGCAGATAGTATGCTCACGCCTGCGATGACGATTACATCAGCGGTCGAGGGGCTACAAGGGATTCCTTTATTTTTTGATCACTTTGGTTATAATCAAAATGTGATTATTGTGATTGCTCTTTTTATCATGCTAATTCTGTTTTCAATTCAACGTTTTGGTACAACGCTGATTGGGAAAGCCTTTGGTCCAATTATGTTGGGCTGGTTTACTTTTATTGCCGCAATGGGGATTTATCGCTTAAGCGGGGATCTTAGTATACTGAGAGCGTTGAATCCGTATTATGCGATTCATACATTGTTTAGTGATGACAATAAGAAGGGGCTGTTGATTTTAGGCAGTATTTTATTGGCTACGACTGGGGCTGAAGATTTGTATGCAGATCTAGGGCATGTGGGTCGAAAAAACATTCGTATCAGTTGGGCGTATGTTAAAGTCTGTTTATTACTCAATTACTTTGGTCAAGCCGCTTGGATTATCAGTGTTAGAAACCAAACTGTTTATCAAAACATGGAGCATTTGAATCCATTTTTCCAAATTATTCCTAAAAGTATTAGTTTATTTAGTGTAATTTTTGCAACCATTGCTGCAATAATTGCGTCACAAGCATTAATTTCTGGTTCATATACACTGGTTTCAGAAGCGATTAAGTTGAAACTGTTACCAAGATTGCGCATTTATTATCCAAGCAAAGTCAAAGGTCAGTTGTACATTCCCGTTGTTAACACTATTTTGATGTTAGGTAGCATGGGAATTGTGCTGTACTTTAGAACGAGTGCACATATGGAATCAGCATATGGCCTTGCGATTACGGTTACGATGATGATGACAACTACCTTGTTATTTTTCTATTTCAGATACAATCGGTCCACTGCCAAGTTTATCCCTTATTTGATGTTACTCTTCTTTGGTCCAATTGAAATTGCCTTTTTCGTTTCAAACTTGGCGAAACTTTTCCATGGCGGATATGTCGCAGTTTTGATCGCACTATTTATCTTTGGTATCATGCTAATTTGGGAGCGCGGCAGTAAAATCACTGAACAATTTACCGAACGGGTTTCGTTATATGATTATATGGGGCAACTCAATCGATTGACCAAGGACGAATCTATCCCTGTTTACCAAACGAACATTGTCTTTCTAACTAGTAATCTAAAAGGTCACCGTATCGGAAAAGAAATCATGTACTCAATTTTAGATAAACGTCCTAAAAGGGCGAAAGTATACTGGTTTGTGAATGTCCTTGTAACAGATGAGCCATATACCAGAGAGTATTATGTAGACATGATGGGGACAAACTATATTGTGAATGTTCAGCTTCATTTAGGTTTTAAGGTGGAGCAAGAAGTGAATGTCTTTTTGCGACAAATCGTAACAGAGTTAATGGAAGAAGGCAAATTACCCAAACAACCACAACGCTACTCCACAACACCCAATCGACAAGTGGGAGACTTCTGTTTTGTTTTGATTCGTGAAGAGCTCTCACGTGTGAAAGGGCTAAAAGTGATGGACAGATTGGTGATGCAAGCAAAATTAGCGATAAAAAAAATCACGGTCTCTCCGGCCAGATGGTTTGGTTTAGAATATAGCGACGTTAAAATTGAGCATGTGCCAATTACCTTGGGTAAAAAGGCTTGTCGCAAGTTGACTCAGGTTCAAGTAGATGAATTTACTGAGAGTGACGAAGAAGTTGAATAG